The Miscanthus floridulus cultivar M001 chromosome 17, ASM1932011v1, whole genome shotgun sequence genome has a window encoding:
- the LOC136518651 gene encoding uncharacterized protein, giving the protein MAAAGAALRLRLLYRMLRVGELLALVAFLSWSSSRVPSAAAAAVLPFAGSLLLNARFVFVLGNAIVLLLLALSPHDLSASSSSSGQQTGTAATSTTAAPPPQDAAPAPASASFPSSFAGTPLSPPAPATSLEAFSAPPPVAAMEAAAPADAGTAFESDDRPPAPRVSKLARAPRRSRSEKMGPRVLQLRRAASPPPTPELRRSESENGRRRSSVSARDARACGWGADDADEFRRTVEAFIDKHKRFHRQESMTMAVVAGSRAGHCEAAPAFTGALAVVE; this is encoded by the coding sequence ATGGCGGCCGCCGGAGCAGCGCTGCGGCTGCGCCTCCTGTATCGGATGCTGCGCGTGGGGGAGCTCCTCGCGCTGGTGGCGTTCCTCTCCTGGTCGTCGTCCCGCGtgccgtccgccgccgccgccgccgtgctgccTTTCGCGGGGTCGCTCCTCCTCAACGCCCGCTTCGTCTTCGTCCTCGGGAACGCCAtcgtgctcctcctcctcgcgctGTCGCCCCACGAcctctccgcctcctcctcctccagcggCCAGCAGACGGGCACGGCGGCGACGAGCACGAccgccgccccgccgccgcaGGATGCCGCGCCGGCCCCCGCCAGCGCGAGCTTCCCTTCCTCGTTCGCCGGTACTCCACTATCGCCACCGGCTCCCGCCACCTCGCTGGAGGCCTTCAGCGCGCCGCCGCCGGTTGCGGCAATGGAGGCAGCAGCGCCGGCGGACGCGGGCACGGCGTTCGAGTCCGACGACAGACCACCGGCCCCGCGGGTGAGCAAGCTGGCGCGCGCGCCGAGGCGGAGCAGGTCGGAGAAGATGGGCCcgcgggtgctgcagctgaggcgcGCGGCGTCCCCGCCGCCGACCCCCGAGCTGCGGCGGTCCGAGTCGGAGAACGGGCGGCGGCGGTCGTCCGTGTCGGCGCGCGACGCGCGGGCGTGCGGATGGGGCGCGGACGACGCGGACGAGTTCCGGCGCACGGTGGAGGCGTTCATCGACAAGCACAAGCGGTTCCACCGCCAGGAGTCCATGACGATGGCCGTCGTCGCCGGCTCCAGGGCCGGGCACTGCGAGGCCGCCCCGGCTTTCACCGGCGCCCTCGCCGTCGTCGAATAA